A genomic window from Luteolibacter sp. LG18 includes:
- a CDS encoding lysophospholipid acyltransferase family protein, which yields MIASAIASLARLFTGARAHWRGCEPDEEKQRIYFANHTSNLDFVLLWASFPDEIRHKTRPVAAQDYWKSDPLRRWLADRVFRAVLIERKKVSRENNPLEPMLHALAEGSSLIIFPEGTRNPSGEIGDFKPGLYHMAKERPGVELVPVFIENLNRVLPKGEILPVPILCSVNFGKPLFLQPEETKTDFMLRARNAVLALKPL from the coding sequence ATGATCGCCTCCGCCATCGCCTCCCTTGCCCGGCTTTTCACCGGCGCGCGCGCGCACTGGCGCGGTTGCGAGCCGGACGAGGAGAAGCAGCGCATCTACTTCGCCAACCACACCAGCAATCTCGACTTCGTGCTGCTGTGGGCCTCGTTCCCGGACGAGATCCGCCACAAGACGCGACCGGTAGCGGCGCAGGACTACTGGAAAAGCGATCCGCTCCGGCGCTGGCTGGCGGACCGGGTGTTCCGCGCGGTGCTGATCGAGCGCAAGAAGGTGAGCCGCGAGAACAACCCGCTGGAGCCGATGCTCCACGCGCTCGCCGAGGGTTCATCCCTGATCATTTTCCCGGAAGGCACCCGCAACCCCAGCGGCGAGATCGGCGACTTCAAGCCCGGCCTTTACCACATGGCGAAGGAACGCCCGGGTGTGGAACTGGTGCCGGTGTTCATCGAGAACCTCAACCGGGTGCTGCCGAAGGGCGAGATCCTGCCGGTGCCGATCCTGTGTTCGGTGAACTTCGGCAAGCCGCTGTTCCTCCAGCCGGAGGAAACCAAGACCGACTTCATGCTCCGTGCCCGCAACGCCGTGCTCGCCCTGAAACCGCTATGA
- a CDS encoding phosphatidate cytidylyltransferase produces the protein MNLDRETLWLFGGMIGILTIASIIGGTLHARVTCLSRRKVVRNLNARIRAWWIMCAVFGTALAIGRLAPVFMFGFTSFLALREFITLTPTRQGDHRALTWAFFLILPLQYWTLASYWYGLFVILIPIYAFLFIPIRAALAGETERFLERTSKIQWGLMVCVYFTSYAPALLWFLRIPGYSDQNPANNAKLLFFLVFVTQISDVMQYVFGKLFGKRPIVPKISPNKTVEGFVGGGLSATLLGAGLWWSTPFTFLQAAGMSAAIVVMGFCGGLVMSAIKRDRGVKDYGASIPGHGGVMDRIDSLCFAAPVFFHLTRWFFT, from the coding sequence ATGAACCTGGACCGCGAGACACTCTGGCTCTTCGGAGGCATGATCGGCATCCTCACGATCGCCTCGATCATCGGCGGCACCCTCCATGCCCGGGTCACCTGCTTGAGCCGCCGCAAGGTGGTGCGGAACCTGAATGCCCGCATCCGCGCGTGGTGGATCATGTGCGCCGTCTTCGGCACGGCCCTGGCAATCGGCCGACTCGCGCCGGTGTTCATGTTCGGGTTCACCTCGTTCCTGGCGTTGCGGGAGTTCATCACGCTCACGCCAACGCGGCAGGGCGACCACCGCGCGCTGACGTGGGCCTTCTTCCTGATCCTGCCGCTCCAGTATTGGACACTGGCCTCGTATTGGTACGGGCTGTTCGTGATCCTGATCCCGATCTACGCCTTCCTGTTCATCCCGATCCGGGCGGCGCTGGCGGGGGAAACCGAGCGCTTCCTCGAGCGGACCTCGAAGATCCAGTGGGGACTGATGGTGTGCGTCTATTTCACCAGCTACGCCCCCGCCCTGCTGTGGTTCCTGCGCATCCCCGGCTACTCCGACCAGAACCCGGCGAACAACGCCAAGCTGCTGTTCTTCCTGGTCTTCGTGACGCAGATCTCGGACGTGATGCAGTACGTCTTCGGCAAGCTGTTCGGCAAACGCCCGATCGTGCCGAAGATCAGCCCGAACAAGACCGTGGAGGGTTTCGTGGGCGGTGGCCTGAGCGCGACCCTGCTCGGCGCGGGCCTGTGGTGGAGCACGCCATTCACCTTCCTGCAGGCGGCGGGCATGTCCGCCGCGATCGTGGTGATGGGCTTCTGCGGCGGGCTGGTGATGTCCGCGATCAAGCGCGACCGCGGCGTGAAGGACTACGGAGCCTCCATTCCCGGCCATGGCGGGGTGATGGACCGCATCGATTCGCTGTGCTTCGCCGCACCGGTGTTTTTCCACCTGACCCGGTGGTTTTTCACGTGA
- a CDS encoding pseudouridine synthase: MLLAFFKPYGVLTQFTPDQPGQKTLADFGFPPRVYPLGRLDMDSEGLLLLSDEAGMNSKLLDPTAAHPRTYLAEVEGIPTAEALATLRRGGIDLKGHRTLPCKASLREAAPDLPPRDPPVRFRKSIPTAWLELTLTEGKNRQVRRMTAAVGFPTLRLVRVTIGKLELGGMEPGTWRELDTRERELIWKK, encoded by the coding sequence ATGCTGCTCGCTTTTTTCAAACCCTACGGGGTGCTGACCCAGTTCACCCCGGATCAACCCGGCCAGAAGACGCTGGCCGACTTCGGTTTTCCGCCGCGGGTGTATCCGCTCGGTCGACTGGACATGGACTCCGAAGGTCTGCTGCTGCTGAGTGACGAGGCAGGCATGAACAGCAAGCTGCTCGATCCCACCGCGGCCCACCCGCGCACGTATCTCGCGGAGGTGGAAGGCATTCCGACCGCGGAAGCTCTGGCAACACTGCGGCGCGGGGGCATCGATCTGAAAGGCCATCGCACGCTGCCGTGCAAGGCCAGTCTCCGCGAGGCCGCCCCGGACCTGCCCCCGCGCGATCCGCCGGTGAGGTTCCGGAAGTCGATCCCGACGGCGTGGCTGGAACTGACCCTCACGGAAGGAAAGAACCGTCAGGTGCGGCGCATGACCGCGGCGGTGGGGTTCCCGACGCTGCGGCTGGTGCGGGTGACGATTGGAAAGCTGGAGCTCGGTGGAATGGAACCGGGGACGTGGCGCGAGCTTGACACCCGGGAACGCGAACTGATCTGGAAAAAGTAG
- a CDS encoding DUF4279 domain-containing protein: protein MPERLTTAFLLVTTREKDLEFISEAFGCKPDRTADIEDAEPFSNDPPGVPGHLWVLNSPLPDSTTSVGHLEWFCRLLDERRDSLVRIKDRATFQLGCDVTSDRPHDGGELSPAVMRVLAGFDVHVTLSVTRPDALKFT, encoded by the coding sequence ATGCCCGAACGACTCACCACGGCCTTCCTGCTCGTCACCACGCGTGAAAAGGACCTCGAGTTCATATCGGAGGCCTTCGGCTGCAAGCCGGACCGAACTGCAGACATCGAGGACGCGGAGCCCTTCTCCAACGATCCTCCCGGGGTGCCGGGCCACCTGTGGGTATTGAATTCCCCGCTCCCGGATTCGACCACCTCCGTCGGCCATTTGGAATGGTTCTGCCGCCTCCTCGATGAACGGCGTGACTCTCTCGTTCGCATCAAGGACCGGGCGACCTTCCAGCTCGGCTGCGATGTCACCAGCGATCGTCCCCACGATGGTGGCGAGCTATCCCCCGCGGTGATGCGGGTTTTGGCCGGGTTCGACGTCCATGTGACCCTGAGCGTGACCCGGCCGGACGCCCTGAAATTCACCTGA
- a CDS encoding polysaccharide lyase family 8 super-sandwich domain-containing protein, giving the protein MCALVWSAVAMLGSAWATDMETVEARLRTQILSSTPSVSTIQGYQTSMLSTGLWSDINYTDHSQTVWAPQTHLTRLLAMAQGYSKSGGALYQDATLKAAILKAYDAWFDMSPYPTSTNWWFGTIGSAQAIGNIMVMMKADLTSAQITKGAAKITGNPASYTGLNCVDVAIAKICRGIAQNDTASVSSAFASIGGVITVTIDEGIQRDGSFHQHGPQLYNQGYGSGYIAEVLTWAVVGADTAFEITEAQQKILVDFILDGSQQMVRGEALDYTASGRGLSRMNSSANGNGLIAPANNALALGSYRAAELQALVARQNDSKTNHTANPVLALTGHRHFWRSDFTTHQRPAFYTGVKTSSTRTYQPESGNNEGLKNLYLGDGVTLIMRTGNEYDDIMPVWDWRRLPGITVEQDTRSLKPSADWGVYGTSTYAGGVSDGRYGAAAFNYSRYRVAAKKAWFDYDDGFVALGAAVNAPTSTAPVYTTLNQCLLNGPVTYKAGGSVQTLASGSVTPSGLQWVHHDGTGYLFPTPASNATIQAITQSGAWSSINSGSGYSTTAISKDVFSLHVSQAAGSSGGSYGYIVVPGITAAGMDAYVAANPVQVLRNDANVQAVDIAAAGVTQAAFYAADSITLAPGKTLAANDKAVVQFRRQPNTLQVTAASPEARGMTLQLTTANLGLSGGNPSTWFDAFGSAVSTLTLPEGEEYGGSSVGFTLSHDGAASPKVTLANTIGTSAITYSLPSTAPELALPGNTTLEPDAGDTLELGNAVSGGFSLIKTGDGILDLSGPNTYTGGTNVSAGILNVSGSQAAATGGWMFGNAVNSTPVTASFQSGSQVAVAAGNAITLNQSGGSPGAATLNVAGTVSNGGALTVARAAAVNLNSGASWTQSEAMTLWPGAGTSYGSSLTVNSGAAFTYSGPSAITLRSSSGSGNASLTVAGGTFTTARGFSNATTSGTGAASVTLQGSGILKLSANVPVLATTAGSPFNFQIGTGGGTIHTNGFSATLGTPLSGSGTLTKAGAGTLTLAAASNHSGGVTIPSNGGTLAITHPAALGTGPVTLSKSSTATGTLALQLTGTNTLTNTFNGFASTTFSGDATQPCIDNVSGTNTLTSPLTVTGMGGNGLYVKSSGGFLTLSGTISHTVSSIRSLGLGGAGDGLVSGPILNGTGGFPLNKDGTGTWTLTGANSYSGVTTISAGTLQIGNGGTTGTLGVSSVTNHGTLVIHRSNAVTLSNAISGSGRFIQKGTGTTTFGGANSYAGETRVEAGGLVVPTAMLADGAPVEIAAGAVLTLGFEGSDTVDSLTFGGQLQLAGTWGGIGSGAEHETDRITGSGRLQVVNGLDPFAAWMNGFAGLSAAEKTETADPDRDGLVNVVEYALGLDPTAASKLPLPLKTGKVVKWTYPVRVSAANVTVIPEWSTDLSSWHPEGVTTSPRGDDGDVRTMEATVPLGEDPRQFLRLRVVR; this is encoded by the coding sequence ATGTGCGCGCTCGTATGGTCCGCGGTGGCGATGCTGGGGTCGGCGTGGGCTACCGACATGGAAACCGTCGAGGCGCGGCTGCGGACGCAGATCCTTTCGTCGACTCCGTCCGTTTCCACGATCCAGGGCTACCAGACCTCGATGCTCTCGACCGGCCTGTGGTCGGATATCAATTACACGGACCACAGCCAGACGGTGTGGGCCCCGCAGACCCACCTCACGCGCCTGCTGGCGATGGCGCAGGGCTACTCGAAATCCGGCGGCGCGCTTTATCAGGATGCCACCCTGAAGGCGGCCATCTTGAAGGCCTACGACGCGTGGTTCGATATGAGCCCGTATCCCACCAGCACGAACTGGTGGTTCGGCACCATCGGCAGTGCCCAGGCGATCGGCAACATCATGGTGATGATGAAGGCGGATCTCACCTCCGCCCAGATCACCAAGGGTGCGGCGAAGATCACCGGCAATCCCGCGTCCTACACCGGCCTCAATTGCGTCGATGTCGCCATCGCCAAGATCTGCCGCGGCATCGCCCAGAACGACACGGCTTCGGTCAGCAGCGCGTTCGCCTCCATCGGCGGAGTCATCACCGTCACCATCGACGAGGGCATCCAGCGCGATGGCTCGTTCCACCAGCACGGTCCCCAGCTCTACAACCAGGGCTACGGCTCCGGCTACATCGCGGAGGTCCTCACCTGGGCGGTGGTCGGGGCGGACACCGCGTTCGAGATCACGGAGGCGCAGCAAAAGATCCTCGTCGATTTCATTCTCGATGGCTCGCAGCAGATGGTGCGCGGCGAGGCGCTTGATTACACGGCTTCGGGTCGCGGACTGTCGCGGATGAATTCCTCGGCGAATGGAAACGGGTTGATCGCCCCGGCGAACAACGCGTTGGCCCTGGGCTCGTACCGCGCCGCGGAACTCCAGGCGCTGGTGGCCCGCCAGAACGATTCAAAGACGAATCACACCGCCAATCCGGTGCTGGCGCTGACCGGCCACCGCCATTTCTGGCGCTCCGATTTCACCACCCACCAGCGTCCGGCGTTCTACACCGGCGTGAAAACCTCGTCCACCCGCACCTACCAGCCGGAGAGCGGGAACAACGAGGGATTGAAGAACCTCTACCTCGGCGATGGCGTGACGCTGATCATGCGCACCGGCAACGAGTATGACGACATCATGCCGGTCTGGGACTGGCGGCGTCTGCCCGGCATTACCGTGGAGCAGGATACCCGCTCGCTGAAGCCCTCGGCGGACTGGGGCGTCTACGGCACCAGCACCTACGCCGGCGGCGTGTCGGACGGCCGCTACGGGGCCGCCGCCTTCAACTACAGCCGCTACCGCGTGGCGGCGAAGAAGGCGTGGTTCGATTACGACGATGGCTTCGTCGCCCTCGGCGCGGCAGTGAACGCGCCGACCTCCACCGCTCCGGTCTACACCACGCTCAACCAGTGCCTGCTCAATGGTCCCGTCACCTACAAGGCGGGCGGCAGCGTCCAGACCCTCGCGTCCGGAAGCGTCACGCCTTCCGGCCTCCAGTGGGTCCACCACGATGGCACCGGCTACCTGTTTCCCACCCCGGCCAGCAACGCCACCATCCAGGCCATCACCCAGTCCGGGGCATGGTCCTCGATCAACAGCGGCTCGGGCTACTCGACCACCGCCATTTCGAAGGATGTCTTCTCGCTCCACGTCAGCCAGGCCGCGGGGTCGAGTGGAGGCTCCTACGGCTACATCGTCGTGCCCGGCATCACCGCCGCCGGGATGGATGCCTACGTGGCCGCGAATCCGGTCCAGGTGCTGCGGAACGATGCCAACGTGCAGGCCGTGGACATCGCGGCGGCCGGAGTGACCCAGGCCGCGTTCTACGCCGCGGATAGTATCACCCTTGCTCCGGGAAAAACGCTCGCCGCGAACGACAAGGCGGTGGTCCAGTTCCGTCGCCAGCCGAACACTCTCCAAGTCACCGCCGCCAGCCCGGAGGCCCGCGGCATGACCCTCCAGCTCACCACCGCGAACCTCGGCCTCTCCGGCGGAAACCCATCCACCTGGTTCGATGCCTTCGGCTCCGCGGTCTCGACCCTGACCTTGCCGGAGGGCGAGGAATACGGTGGCTCGTCGGTGGGATTCACGTTGTCCCACGATGGCGCCGCCTCCCCGAAGGTCACGCTCGCCAATACCATCGGCACGTCCGCCATCACCTACAGCCTTCCCTCCACCGCGCCCGAGCTGGCCCTCCCGGGAAACACCACCCTCGAGCCGGATGCAGGCGACACCCTTGAGCTGGGAAATGCGGTTTCCGGTGGCTTCTCCCTCATCAAGACCGGTGATGGCATCCTCGACCTGTCCGGCCCCAATACCTACACGGGCGGAACGAACGTCTCGGCTGGCATCCTCAATGTCTCCGGGAGCCAGGCCGCGGCCACCGGCGGCTGGATGTTTGGAAACGCCGTGAACTCGACTCCCGTTACGGCCTCGTTCCAGTCCGGGTCCCAGGTCGCGGTGGCTGCTGGAAACGCGATCACGCTCAATCAAAGCGGGGGCTCTCCGGGGGCTGCCACCCTCAATGTCGCGGGCACGGTGAGCAATGGAGGTGCACTCACCGTGGCCCGTGCCGCCGCCGTGAACCTGAACAGTGGCGCGAGCTGGACCCAGTCCGAGGCCATGACCCTGTGGCCCGGCGCAGGTACGAGCTACGGCAGCTCGCTCACCGTGAACAGCGGGGCCGCGTTCACTTATTCCGGTCCCTCGGCCATCACGCTGCGGTCGTCCTCCGGTTCGGGAAATGCCTCGCTCACGGTGGCAGGCGGGACGTTCACCACCGCCCGCGGATTCAGCAATGCCACCACCTCCGGCACCGGCGCCGCCAGCGTCACCCTCCAGGGCAGTGGCATCTTGAAGCTTTCGGCCAATGTCCCGGTCCTCGCCACCACCGCGGGCAGTCCGTTCAATTTCCAGATCGGCACCGGCGGTGGCACGATCCACACCAATGGCTTCAGCGCCACGTTGGGAACACCCTTGTCCGGCAGCGGAACCCTGACCAAGGCCGGAGCGGGCACCCTGACCCTTGCCGCTGCCAGCAACCATTCCGGAGGTGTCACCATCCCATCCAATGGCGGCACGCTCGCCATCACCCATCCCGCCGCATTGGGCACCGGTCCGGTGACACTTTCGAAATCCTCCACCGCCACCGGCACGCTGGCCCTCCAGCTCACCGGCACGAATACCCTCACCAACACCTTCAACGGCTTCGCCTCCACCACCTTCAGCGGCGATGCCACCCAGCCCTGCATCGACAACGTCTCCGGCACCAACACGCTCACCAGCCCGCTGACCGTGACCGGCATGGGCGGCAACGGGCTGTATGTGAAATCGAGCGGCGGCTTCCTCACGCTCTCCGGAACCATCTCCCACACCGTGTCCTCCATCCGCTCGCTGGGGCTCGGTGGGGCGGGGGATGGCCTCGTCAGCGGTCCGATCCTCAATGGCACCGGCGGGTTTCCACTCAACAAGGACGGCACCGGCACCTGGACGCTCACCGGCGCGAACAGCTACAGCGGGGTGACCACGATCAGCGCTGGCACCCTGCAGATCGGGAACGGCGGCACCACCGGCACCCTCGGCGTTTCCAGCGTCACGAACCATGGCACGCTCGTCATCCACCGCTCGAATGCCGTCACCCTTTCGAACGCGATCTCCGGCAGCGGCCGCTTCATCCAGAAAGGCACCGGCACGACCACCTTCGGCGGCGCGAACTCCTACGCCGGGGAAACGCGCGTGGAGGCAGGCGGTCTGGTGGTGCCCACCGCGATGCTGGCGGATGGCGCGCCCGTCGAGATCGCCGCCGGGGCCGTGCTCACGCTCGGCTTCGAGGGCTCCGATACGGTCGATAGCCTCACCTTCGGCGGCCAACTCCAGCTCGCCGGCACCTGGGGCGGCATCGGCTCTGGCGCGGAGCATGAAACCGACCGCATCACCGGTTCCGGTCGATTGCAGGTGGTGAATGGCCTCGATCCCTTCGCCGCATGGATGAACGGCTTCGCTGGCTTGTCCGCCGCCGAAAAAACCGAAACCGCCGACCCGGATCGCGACGGCCTCGTGAACGTGGTGGAATACGCGCTCGGTCTCGATCCCACCGCCGCCAGCAAGCTCCCGCTGCCCCTGAAGACCGGCAAAGTGGTGAAGTGGACCTACCCGGTGAGGGTTTCCGCCGCGAACGTCACCGTCATCCCGGAGTGGTCCACGGATCTCTCAAGTTGGCATCCGGAAGGAGTCACCACCTCGCCTCGGGGAGACGATGGTGACGTCCGGACGATGGAGGCCACGGTGCCGTTGGGAGAGGATCCTCGGCAATTCCTGCGGCTGCGGGTGGTCAGGTGA
- a CDS encoding cytochrome c translates to MKLLLPLLVAAASPLHADPFLTYENRPLGTADAPLLISTYLPDPSLDPAVFAHHHVGEAVRKYSPEKGVDLPGYESPIPGVPAALAVNFGKDLSYVFDTVECRPLYAWQGGFLDFTPYWGDVVRGSRVSFDYVPRLVGTVFQKASGGHPISIDDKAADADGPLQYVGYKLEKGVPRFTVKSGKHLLKVKITPGKEPLSCHYEWSSEPPAKLVYKEGDFTASGDGKVEFDYKGKSLADFNGYQVKLDLSKPNVKAGNALFGNYGCATCHSTDGAGGHGPTLAGLANSTVELEGGATAKADTEYLLEAIRNPNAKIVKGYPPNYMPPFAALPDVEVKSLVLYIQSLPKPE, encoded by the coding sequence ATGAAATTATTATTACCTCTCCTCGTCGCGGCTGCATCGCCGCTGCACGCGGATCCGTTTCTCACCTATGAGAACCGGCCGCTGGGCACTGCTGACGCCCCTCTCCTGATCAGCACCTACCTGCCGGACCCCAGCCTGGACCCGGCGGTGTTCGCCCACCACCACGTTGGCGAGGCGGTGCGGAAGTACAGCCCGGAAAAAGGTGTCGACCTTCCCGGTTACGAATCCCCGATTCCCGGTGTGCCCGCCGCACTGGCGGTGAACTTCGGCAAGGACCTTTCCTACGTGTTCGACACGGTGGAGTGCCGCCCGCTCTACGCTTGGCAGGGCGGTTTCCTGGACTTCACGCCCTACTGGGGTGACGTGGTCCGCGGTTCGCGGGTGTCGTTCGACTACGTGCCGCGCCTGGTGGGCACCGTATTCCAGAAGGCTTCCGGGGGCCACCCGATCAGCATCGACGACAAGGCCGCCGACGCGGACGGCCCGCTGCAATACGTCGGCTACAAGCTGGAGAAGGGCGTGCCGCGTTTCACGGTGAAGTCCGGCAAGCACCTGCTGAAGGTGAAGATCACGCCGGGCAAGGAGCCGCTGTCTTGCCACTACGAGTGGAGCAGCGAGCCACCGGCGAAACTGGTCTACAAGGAAGGCGATTTCACGGCCTCCGGCGACGGCAAGGTCGAGTTCGATTACAAGGGCAAGTCACTGGCGGACTTCAATGGCTATCAGGTGAAACTCGATCTCTCGAAGCCGAACGTGAAGGCGGGCAACGCGCTGTTCGGCAACTACGGCTGCGCGACCTGCCACTCCACCGATGGCGCGGGCGGCCACGGGCCGACACTGGCCGGTCTGGCCAACAGCACGGTGGAACTGGAAGGCGGCGCGACCGCCAAGGCCGACACCGAATACCTGCTGGAAGCCATCCGCAATCCCAACGCGAAGATCGTGAAGGGCTATCCGCCGAACTACATGCCGCCGTTCGCCGCCCTGCCGGACGTCGAAGTGAAGTCCCTCGTCCTCTACATCCAATCCCTTCCCAAGCCCGAATGA
- a CDS encoding CDP-alcohol phosphatidyltransferase family protein translates to MEPAEDRRPLKSRSLGWVQTLASALVKAKVKPNTISATGIGFAAAAFGVLWWFHRAGLPAWVALILAALCVQARLMCNLLDGLVAVEGGLKSKGGDLFNEIPDRIEDSLFLVGAGYACGCPTVGWLCALLAVFVAYLRAFGASLGQGQDFGGPCAKPQRMFLLTVGFVSQAVVLLCKQAWPVLEWALWLIAALTAITAVLRIGRMYQKSR, encoded by the coding sequence ATGGAACCCGCTGAAGACCGCCGCCCGTTGAAATCCCGTTCGCTGGGATGGGTGCAGACCCTCGCCAGCGCGCTGGTGAAGGCCAAGGTGAAGCCGAACACGATCTCGGCCACCGGCATCGGGTTCGCGGCCGCGGCGTTCGGGGTGTTGTGGTGGTTCCACCGCGCCGGCCTGCCCGCGTGGGTGGCGTTGATTTTGGCCGCGCTGTGCGTGCAGGCCCGGTTGATGTGCAATTTACTGGATGGGTTGGTGGCGGTGGAGGGCGGGCTGAAATCGAAGGGCGGCGACCTGTTCAACGAGATCCCGGACCGCATCGAGGACTCGCTGTTTCTCGTCGGTGCGGGTTACGCCTGCGGTTGCCCGACGGTCGGGTGGCTGTGCGCGCTGCTCGCGGTGTTCGTCGCCTACCTGCGGGCCTTCGGCGCCTCGCTCGGACAGGGCCAGGATTTCGGTGGCCCCTGCGCGAAGCCGCAGCGGATGTTCCTGCTGACCGTGGGCTTCGTTTCGCAAGCGGTGGTGCTCCTTTGCAAACAGGCGTGGCCGGTGCTTGAATGGGCGCTGTGGCTGATCGCCGCGCTCACCGCCATCACCGCCGTGCTGCGGATCGGCCGCATGTATCAGAAATCCCGATGA
- a CDS encoding helix-turn-helix transcriptional regulator has translation MLGESFFETGHELVKATGFNRVSELLFGELRSQIGAVEVVLFDFSSDLSVINVIGDGVAAGLLRQDLEGVRAWISEHDRRSPEDSSVLCSGPSGEELAEMPDVAEWLKGIGCADLVGGRLIRGKYRCGSIAALKKDGPFTQDERERLQAAVLVSRSVLSRLINDHYERRVLERLMHTRKENTNAVFLLRGNVAIPYNPGAVAYADACWEKDEVEHAVSAEMVATLESAICAAWSSPVDSHWVELDFDLGGGPVKVGAMARPDSGIVILFSPPPRQVTSGGTVPMLTRRQCDIMDWIAEGKTSAEVAIILEISPRTVEKHLEAVFQRFGVENRVAAVRSYLEAKGGLIPGQGA, from the coding sequence ATGCTTGGCGAATCTTTCTTCGAAACCGGCCATGAGCTGGTGAAAGCCACTGGCTTCAACCGGGTCTCGGAGTTGCTTTTCGGAGAGCTTCGTTCGCAAATCGGGGCCGTCGAGGTCGTGCTCTTCGACTTTTCCTCCGACCTGAGCGTGATCAACGTGATCGGGGATGGCGTCGCCGCGGGACTGCTGCGGCAGGATCTGGAAGGCGTGCGGGCTTGGATTTCCGAACATGACCGTCGCAGCCCGGAGGATTCATCGGTCCTCTGCAGCGGCCCGAGCGGCGAGGAACTCGCCGAAATGCCGGATGTGGCCGAGTGGTTGAAAGGCATCGGCTGTGCCGACCTCGTCGGCGGACGCCTGATCCGCGGCAAGTATCGCTGTGGCAGCATCGCCGCCTTGAAGAAGGACGGCCCCTTCACCCAGGACGAGCGTGAGCGCCTGCAGGCCGCCGTTCTCGTTTCCCGCAGCGTGCTTTCCCGCCTGATCAACGATCACTACGAGCGCCGGGTGCTGGAGCGTCTGATGCACACCCGCAAGGAGAACACCAACGCTGTGTTCCTGCTGCGTGGCAATGTCGCCATTCCCTACAATCCCGGTGCCGTGGCCTACGCCGACGCCTGCTGGGAAAAGGACGAGGTGGAGCACGCCGTGTCCGCTGAAATGGTGGCTACGCTGGAATCGGCGATTTGCGCGGCCTGGAGCAGCCCGGTGGACAGCCACTGGGTGGAACTCGATTTCGACCTCGGCGGTGGCCCGGTGAAGGTCGGGGCCATGGCCCGTCCGGACAGCGGCATCGTCATTCTCTTCTCGCCGCCGCCGCGCCAAGTGACCTCCGGCGGCACCGTGCCGATGCTCACCCGCCGCCAGTGCGATATCATGGACTGGATCGCGGAGGGCAAGACCAGCGCCGAGGTGGCCATCATCCTCGAGATCAGCCCCCGCACCGTCGAGAAGCACCTCGAGGCGGTCTTCCAGCGCTTCGGCGTGGAAAACCGCGTCGCCGCCGTCCGCAGCTATCTGGAGGCGAAGGGCGGCCTGATTCCGGGGCAGGGGGCGTGA
- the nagZ gene encoding beta-N-acetylhexosaminidase encodes MHGSLLLLGVSGPELTPDEAALFKRLQPAGYILFTRNIVTPQQTRKLTDDLRALSYDDPILAIDQEGGRVTRTKEIAPALPSAADLAAQGNPMTIANAGAFTADLLRLLGFNLNFAPVLDLDHHPEVQNSLRGRCWGRDPQRVIDHAGMWNRWLRKRSVKSCGKHFPACGRALSDPHHDLPSSDATLAELLREDVLPYTALMPELDSIMVAHVEFPNIDPEHPASMSKRIITGFLRDQLGFDKHVVLTDDLDMGAITKRYGRGEDVRRAIEAGNDLAMICHQIETADTAVEALKTLPIHVIDESLKRVTKLRKKMVAPITWSEKKWQETCDAIAKLAATVPAAATQSGSPVADY; translated from the coding sequence ATGCACGGCTCGCTTCTCCTTCTCGGTGTCTCCGGTCCTGAACTCACTCCGGACGAAGCCGCGTTGTTCAAGCGCCTCCAGCCCGCTGGCTACATCCTCTTCACGCGGAACATCGTCACACCGCAACAGACGCGGAAGCTGACCGACGACCTGCGGGCGCTTTCCTACGACGATCCGATCCTGGCCATCGACCAGGAGGGCGGCCGGGTGACCCGCACCAAGGAGATCGCCCCTGCCCTGCCCTCCGCCGCCGATCTCGCGGCCCAGGGCAATCCGATGACCATCGCCAACGCGGGAGCCTTCACCGCCGACCTGCTGCGCCTGCTGGGCTTCAACCTGAACTTCGCGCCGGTGCTGGACCTCGACCACCACCCCGAGGTCCAGAACTCGCTGCGCGGGCGCTGCTGGGGCCGTGATCCGCAGCGGGTGATCGACCACGCCGGGATGTGGAACCGGTGGCTGCGGAAGCGTTCGGTGAAGTCCTGCGGCAAGCACTTCCCGGCCTGCGGGCGCGCGCTTTCCGATCCCCACCACGACCTTCCTTCTTCCGATGCCACGCTGGCCGAGTTGCTGCGGGAAGACGTTCTCCCCTACACCGCGCTGATGCCGGAGCTGGACTCGATCATGGTGGCCCACGTCGAGTTTCCGAACATCGACCCGGAGCATCCGGCCTCCATGTCGAAGCGGATCATCACGGGCTTCCTCCGCGACCAACTCGGCTTCGACAAGCACGTGGTGCTCACCGACGACCTCGACATGGGCGCGATCACGAAGCGCTACGGCCGCGGCGAGGACGTGCGGCGTGCGATCGAAGCGGGTAACGACCTGGCGATGATCTGCCACCAGATCGAGACCGCGGACACCGCGGTGGAGGCGCTCAAGACCCTGCCGATCCATGTCATCGATGAATCGCTGAAGCGGGTCACCAAGCTGCGGAAGAAGATGGTGGCTCCGATCACCTGGAGTGAGAAGAAATGGCAGGAGACCTGCGATGCGATTGCCAAGCTCGCGGCCACCGTTCCAGCGGCCGCCACCCAGAGCGGCAGCCCGGTGGCGGACTACTGA